TCCCAGCCGGTTTCCAGGTTCTTGGCACCTTCAGAGCAAGAATTTAGATGCGAAAAGCAGCAGCTTTTGCTGCAAAACGAAAGCACACGCCTAAGTGAGAAGCCAGGCGAGCTCAGGAGGAGGCACGCACAGGAGGCGGCGGCGCGCACAGGAGGAGACGCGCGCAGGGTTAGGCGGCGCGCACAGGAGGAGGCGCGCACAGGGTTAGGCGGCGCGCACAACAGGAGGCGCGTTCAGGAGACGGAGGCGCgctcaggaggaggaggggcgctCAGAAGGAGGAGGCTCGCTCAGGAGAAGGAGCCCCGTTCAGAAGGAAGCGCGCACAGAGGAGTTTGTGTTCATTTTGCGGGTGTTTCTTCAGTGACAGTGCGGGATCATCATCAGGTATTCTGGGAAAGGAGGGGATTTTTAGGTAACCCCCAACACAGCCTCGTTGCCTCTTACTCGGGTTTTCCCGGGAGAACAGAGGACACATCACGCTGGTGGGTTCGCCTTCTCTCTCCCTCGCTTTGGGTTTTCTGCCGTCCTGTGGTTACTTTGCCACGTTCCTGTCTTTGCTGTTGCCTGGGTTTTCCGTCCTCCTGTGACCACCCAGTGCTATTCTTGTCTCACACTGGGTAAGCAGAAATTCCAGCGTCCAGCGACATGCAGCCATGGCAAGAGCTCGGGGCAGGAGAGGCGGCGTGTGCTGCTGGAGTAGCCTCTGGCCAACCACCTGGGAAGACCCTTGCCATCGTCTGCCATCGACCTGCCATGTGGGGAACCCCGAGCCCAGCAGGTGCCCGCACAGAAGATCAGGGCAGCCCTCCCGGCTCCAGGGTACAGCAGGGTGCTGCAAAGACTGCTCACAACAACAGCCTGGGACAAGCCAAACGTCTGTTAATACTGAATAAATCGTGGGTACATAAACCGCAGTATATCCAGACAACAGAACGCTGTATAGCAACTGAAGCAAATCTCACAGACACGAAGTGAAAAAGACAAATCAGAAAAGAACGCACTTAAGAAAGAATATTACTCTACATATAAACAGCCCCCAGATTAGACATATGAGAAGATTCATTGTGATGAAAGACTTCTCGGTGCCTCTTTGCCAGCTGGAGACCCCCGAGGCTGGCGATGCCCCTGCCTGGCCTGACAACTGAAGGGTGAGCAGggcagagttttttttgtttttattttttgagacggagtctcgccctgttgcccaggctagagtgcaatggcacgatctcagctcactgcaacctccacctcctgggttcaaccgattctcctgcctcagcctcctgagtagctgggactacaggcacccgccaaccacacccagctaatttttcttgtatttttagtggagacggggtttcagtgtgttagccaggatggtctcaatctcctgacctcgtgatccgcctgcctcggcctcccaaagtgctgcgattacaggcgtgagccactgcacccagctggagagttttattgagtgacagctctcagcagagaggggaccCGGAGAGGGCAGCCCCCTACCCTCAGTCAGGTGGTTCCCCAGTGTGGCTGAGTTTGGGGcttttatggactcagaatgggGGAGTGCATGTTGATTGGTTTGTGACtatgcaaaaaaggttaaaaaaaaaaggtacaactCAAAGATGGGCACAGCAGTGTCAAAAACCAATTAGGGAGGAGTGggaatatgtaaaataggtgaagggtgggggcCAATCAGAGGAAAGCACACCAAACAGGAAAAGAGGTTCTCAATCCCGTCTGTGGATTCATCCGAGACATGTGGTTTGGCTTTCAGATGCGAACCTGTCTTTGGTTTGGAGGTCGGGTTTCCCTGGGGAACTGCCTGTGTCCACCTGGAGGTTTATCTGACTTCTGCTGCTGTCAATTGTTAAGGATGAATGGTAGGAGGTGAGACTGACAGGGCCAAGAGAGACCaggaggggtggggggaaagCATGTGAGGCGGCTTGTGGGGTCCAGGAAGATGAAGAGGTTCGGGGGGCTGAGAACGAGGAGTCCGGGAGGGATCACGTGAGGAGGCCTGGAGGGCCCAGGAGGAAGGAGCCAAGAAGGCCCAGGagggcccaggaggaggaggctgggatggCCCAGGAGGAGGGGACAGCTCCCAGCTCCGCATTAGGCCCGCAGCAGCCCAGGGGCATTCTCTTCTCAGCCATCTTCACACCCACCTGCTGTTGTCTTCTCTGCTATAGTGTCTTTTGCAATTTAAGATGCCTTTTCAATGGTGAATAATTAGCACCTCCTTACAAGGCAGAAGTTCCATGACTTAATGAGAAGGAAGGAGGTCAGAGGCCACTCCCAGCCGAGGAGTCAGCTTGGCCCAGAGGCTGCAATGCTGGCTGAGCCTGGCCGCTACCCCCAGGCCTTCATTCTCACAATTTCTCAGAACTGTCCCCATGGTGATGGGACGGCAGCAGAGCATAAACCGGCAGGAGACGGGCAGTTCACACCGACAGTGGGTCTTTCATGGAAACAGGGCGGAGGAATGGGGGACCTGCTGGAAACCCCCAGCAGCAGGGACCGCCATGGCAGGACGAACAAGCAAACAGCTCCAGCCCCAGGCTCAGCTCTGAGTCCCCGCCTTCCACCTGAAAGCTCTCCCCGATCTGCAAGGCGGGTCAGAACCACACAGTCAGTGAGACCCAGGAATGGCACAGAAGGTGTTCGAGGCCTGATTTCAAAGAGTCTGGTAGGGAAGGGAGAGGCCAGAAGTCCCCGAAGTCAAGCTCAAGGGCTGCGTGGGAGCATGAAGGACACAGCCCATGTCTGAGGACGGACTGACGCAGGAACCCTAGCCCAGCCTAGCCGAGCCCGGCCCGGGGAGAGGCCCAAGGTTGGGGTCGTCAGGTCGCTGGCCGGGGAGATGGCCCTTCTGGGAGGTGAGGCCCAGCAGTCAGGCAGCTAccaggcagaaggtgaaaggcggTTGCGGGAATGCCTCCGTTTTTCAAATGAGGTCCAGTAGGTTTCACAAGACCAATTAAAGGGTGAGACTGGTCactgaagggaaaaaagaattatCAGTGAGCCTTGAAAGAAATGGAACATAATGACGTTTACCATCTTAAAGTGAAAGTTAATTTATACATATTTGAAAGATGCAACATGTGGATTTGTTTGGCTGCTGCTCAGACCAATAGGAAATATTGTCGAGGCAATCAAGAATAATTTATTATGGCCTTGCTAATACAAGGTTCCAAAAAATGACTGGTTTTGATATAACGTCATGGTGGCTAGGTAAAAACATACATGTTCCAGAAATGCACACTCAAGTGTGCAGGAGTACAATCACACGCTCGGGGTCTGCTTTCAAATTCCTCAGcagagaaaaaaggggaaaaaatgttcTCACAATCAATAATTGTTGAAGGTCCACTCTGCACCCCCACTGCAACGGGCACCAGAGGAACAGCGGTCAGTCTTGGGCACGTTGCTGAATCCCATGAGTGATGGCCAGTTCAGGAGGCGAAGCACCCAGCAAGTTCCCCACCACAGCGGACATGGAACACGCACGAGAGGCAGAGACATGAAGGacagaaggatggaaggaagtaCGGAATGCGTATTTTAACATAAGAATTCGCAAAGCAATGCAGCAGCCCTAACCGCAATGAGAACGCATCAGCCTTGTATTCTTAGATCTCACAGCACCCTGTACTGACCACATCGCTGTTCACTAGCAGCCTTGGTACTCTTCTCCTTGGCAATTCCCAGATACAGCGGAGAGGTCGGTAGGACACAGGAGCTGAAACAGAAACAAGCCCCATGAAACTAGGAGCGCAAACGACGATACGATGGAAATGCCTCAGTGACACACACTTTAAAGACAGCTCCAAATGACTAATTCATGCAGCTATGGACATAACAGTATCTGAAAACGAAAACTGTCAAGTGTATTCTTATCcttgtaggaaaaaaatattcttaataaaaGTGCTGTTTTATAATGTACATTCTATTATGAAATAGTGtttcaattaaaataatcaaCTATTTCGTTTTCAACAAGATAGAAGCAACAGCACGAAAAACTTTCTTCCAAACAGCGTTGGCAGAGCTccgagttttctttctttcttttttttttgagatggagtctcgctctgtcacccaggctggagtgcagtggcgtgatctcagctcactgcaagctccgcctcccaggttcctgccattcttctgcctcagcctcccgactagctgggactacaggcgcctgccaccatgcctggctaactgtttttttgtattttttagtagagatggggtttcaccatgttagccaggatggtctcgatctcctgacctcatgatccacccgcctcggcctcccaaagtgctgggattataggcgtgagccaccgcgcccagccagagctCAGAGTTTTCTAATCTTTATTTCTGAACATAGAAATCCAGATGGCACTTATtggtgaacacacacacacactccacacttGAGGACACTCTACCTGGCTGGCACCGAGAGGCTCTGCCCCATGCTGGGGCACTGCTGAGCCGTGACCAGCGCGGCCGGGTTGATCTCCAACACGGCAATCTTCCCGCCAAAGAGGGAGGCCAGCAAGCACAGCACCTGCagggacggggtttcaacatCGTTAGCGACACCACCCAGTAAAAGCAGACGAAACGTGCATCCGCACACGTATCCTAACAGCTGCTTCATTCTCATAGCAGCGACATCGCCCTGTCACTCCTAAAACGTTTTCACACACAAAATCCCGTTTACTCAGCCAGTCGTTACAGGATCActctgaagaaagaagaaatcagagGCACGTCTCATAGACAGCGAGGGCCGCGTCTCAGGACTGACCTTTTGATCCGCAGTGCGGTTCCTCAGGGCACACGATCCGGCCAGCAGGATGCTGAGGCTCTGGAAATCTTCAGTTCAGCGAAGACCAGGAAGAACATGATGGGGAGGGAGGTAGCACATACACACGGAGTCACTGCCCAGAGCCCACCACACACAGCCCAGAGCCCACCACACAGTCCACGCCCCGCCACACACATTGCAGGCTGTGCACCACATCCTCATACATACAAGGCCCCAGGCCGCACACACACCagcgcacacaccacacacacaccaggccCTGAGCGTCACACATGCCAGGCTCCGCTCTGCGGCTGGGATGTGACTTGGACTGAGACctgcagctcagcctcctggagaAGCCACATGTCCAGCACCAGATCAGAAAGGAAATGTGTAATTAGAGCTGTGACCATTTGGGGGAAGGAAAGGCTGAGTTTTCAAGGAGAAGCTGCGCCTGGCTgagctggggaggggcagggatggGCGGCTGAAGGGAAGGGGGTGCGTGAAGACACAGACGGATCCCACAGTCCGACAGAGGTCTGAGCGTTCAGGGCTAGaaaggaggcacagagaggagcaGTGCCTGGGAGGCCGCCGAGGAGGCCCTGCTGCAGCGGAGGAGAGGGACGGAATCCAGCCTGCTTTTCAGAAGTCGCCTGGGCTCCTGGGCAGAAAGAGTGCGGCTGGTGGCAGCCATGGAGTTAGGAGGGGTGGGGGGATGAGAAGGGGGtcttgggggagggggtgggggtggaggtgacTATTCCTACATTTCTGGGGCTGGCAGAAACTGGGGAAGGGAACCAGGGTTGGAGAGGAGTGCGCCTCGGCCACGTTTACGCTGTGCGAGCCTGGGGCTCTGGGAGGCTCTCTAGGGATGGTGGAGAATCCAGGGGCTTCCCAAGGGTGTTCCTGCAGGTGTTCCACGCTGCTCGGGCCCGGGCGGCCTGGAGTGCCAGGCGAGGGCCTGGCAGATGTAGGCAAGGAGTGGCTCCAGGGCTGAGTGCCCGAGGGTCCAGGAAGGGTCCTCGTCCTTCGGATCCAGCAGCACAGAGGTGCTCACGTTCTCAATGCTGAGTTGTGACTGAAGCATCTCACCCTCCGATTCACACGGCAAGGCCTTCTCCACAAACACTTACACTACCCCACATACCAGTCAAAGGAAAACATTACAGTTACATGGCGTTGAAATCAAAGATCTTACCCTTGTAATACAAAGCAGCTTCCACTTCCAGGTTTGCCAGGTTAAATACGAATAAGCCCACTGAGCTTCCGATCCACACACATCGGGTGTTCTCAGAAGAAAGACtgatttaaggaaaaaagaaaataatacacaatAATCTTATTCCTGAAGGTTGGGCCCCACGTGCGCCCCCTGGCCTGGCTGTGAGCTCTCCGCAGGAGTGGGGAGCGTGGGTATTGGGCCCCATGTGCGCCCCTTGGCCTGGCTGTGAGCTCTCCGCAGGAGTGGGGAGCGTGGGCCGGGGCAGGTTCTTGCCAGTGAGAACCACATCTGTGCCAAGCTGGCCACATCTGTGCCACCAACGCATTTGTGGTGATCCCCTGGGCACCTGCTAATGTCTGTGAAGATGCTCGCTCTGACCTCTGtggtttctattttcttctaaggTTACAGAAAAGGTCGGTGCCAGTGCCTGGGCCAAGGCCACTGCTCAGGTAGCCTCCGAGTGACTAGACTTGAAGGCCACACAAGCTGCCCACCTCTGTGAATAAAGAACCAACTCCAGGAGGAAAGTACCTGGCCCGAGGTGGCAGAGTTAATACCAATGCCAACGGGGTCTGTTAATACACTGAGAAGCCATCTCCAGGGAGGCTGGACATGGACTTGGCAGAGGCCCCCAGCTGGAACCTGCTTTCCAGACCTCCCCTCTCCAGCTCCGCCCCAGGCAGCACCCTGGGCTCCTCCTGGGCATCCACCAACACCAGTCCACGGTTCACCCAACGACCATCGTCAACAGAATGGGTCATGTGGCTCCGGCTTAGCTCTGAGGGCTCCCTCTGCTCGAGGTAAGACAGGGAAGCCTCAAAGTGCCTCAGGTCCATGCACCCACTGGGAGCACCGTGTCCAGCCTCCATGCCCACCCTGCTTCCTCTCTGTGGTTTGGACCAAGCAGGGAATATTCTGCTCCAGGGGCAGCTCCgcacagagacacagacaagCAATGGCCAAGGCCATTCAAAGCAAGGTTGCCCCCTAATCTCAAGCATTTTGGGGAGGAGAAGTAAACATAATTGTAATATATTCTTGAATCACAGTTAAACAGTACTTCCTTATGTTGCCAAATATGTAATAATATTTCTACTgagcacagaaataaataaaattagtctGGGGTTAACTTTAAATGTGTAATGTACAGCACAGCGGTAGATGGGAAAGTCTAGGCCATTCCAATCACCATTTCCTCTTTCTAAAGCATAAGTTGTATCACAGAGGCAAAGATCTGCCTAGACTTTGGtaataaacttaaaaatcatCCAATTCCTTTTATTAAAGACACTTACGTATCATTGCCCAAGTTTACCAACTTTAAGATTTAAAACATGCAATCCCAAGAATGAGGTTACTAATAATCAGAGACCAAAATAATTTGGTTTTATCTCAGTCATTCTTAGAAAATGAAACTAATGTTCGTCTAAGGAATTTAAGAGGTTTCCTTTATGTGGCATAGGCAAAGTTTTTCATACTTACCATCCACATGCAGAATTTGGGATGAGTGAGAGATCGCAGGGTGCAAGTCTCAGTACAGGAAATGTTACTTCAACCTGCTCTCCTTTTCCCAGAGCACTTGTAGAGGGAAGCTGGCTTTCTTCTAGGGACAGAATTATTGACAATCTAAGAAGTGAACTTAAATGCATCCGTCAAGTTTAAAGGCTGAGGACTGCCACACAGAGATGCTGCAGTGAATGTGCACCGCGAAGTAAGATCACGTGTCAAGGAAAGCACTAAGGTAACACCCAGCATGACGCGCGTGCACCACGGAGTAACTCGGATCACGTGTCAAGGAAAGCACTAAGGTAACACCCAGCATGACGTGTGTGCACCGGGGAGTAAGTAAGATCACGTGCCAAGGAAAGCACTAAGGTAACACCCAGCATGACGCGCGTGCACCACGGAGTAACTCAGATCACGTGCCAAGGAAAGCACTAAGGTAACACCCAGCATAATGTGAGTGCACCGCGGAGTAAGATTACACGTCGAGAAAAGCACTAAGGTAACAGCCAGCATGACGCGCGTGCACCACGGAGTAACTCAGATCACGTGCCAAGGAAAGCACTAAGGTAACACCCAGCATAATGTGAGTGCACCGCGGAGTAAGATTACACGTCGAGGAAAGCACTAAGGTAACACCCAGCATGACGCGCGTGTACCACGGAGTCACTCGGATCACGTGTCAAGGAAAGCACTAAGGTAACACCCAGCATGATGTATGTGCACCACGGAGTCACTCGGATCACGTGTCAAGGAAAGCACTAAGGTAACACCCAGCATGATGCGCGTGCACCACAGTCACTCAGATCACGTGTTTAG
This DNA window, taken from Pan paniscus chromosome 5, NHGRI_mPanPan1-v2.0_pri, whole genome shotgun sequence, encodes the following:
- the WDR27 gene encoding WD repeat-containing protein 27 isoform X8, which produces MENPQDIFSSNGGCLSDIVIEKYLVESKESVSHVQLACSMQDCAFPLDGTELCIWNTKDPSRQLLILRGHHQPITAMAFGNKVNPLLICSASLDYVIMWNLDECREKVLQGLVPRGTVMGSLLGKVLCLQLSLDDRVVAVCAGNKIFMLDIEVWDHCTGSLIYSSSVLSAYPLLSLFIDAESRQLVTGCADGQLWIFSLMDGHHYRRVARVDLRKKTETFSTRRVKSGLCSQPEESQLPSTSALGKGEQVEVTFPVLRLAPCDLSLIPNSACGCLSSENTRCVWIGSSVGLFVFNLANLEVEAALYYKDFQSLSILLAGSCALRNRTADQKVLCLLASLFGGKIAVLEINPAALVTAQQCPSMGQSLSVPASSCVLPTSPLYLGIAKEKSTKAASEQRCATCPRLTAVPLVPVAVGVQSGPSTIIDCENIFSPFFSAEEFESRPRACDCTPAHLSVHFWNMYVFT